A stretch of the Acidimicrobiales bacterium genome encodes the following:
- a CDS encoding S8/S53 family peptidase, producing MTIYDEYGFPLPASAVEHHTSGLEIWYAEDEVLTTTEDLERTRQELEARGLRVQDVTPLPDLGVEKVLVERPPAGGPPLHDVVDEIVDDVSPTITVRLNHYLYAMSHIHVWPGCLATARSEPAPIDPDRSRGAGQLVVVLDTGIQHQPWFGDSVDARSDPEEREAVTTANGPYLSPLWGHGTFAAGVVHAHAPGATIVVERLRLRHSMAKADEVALQIAALAGAGPDVVNLSWGSYSHRNLGTLAVERAVARLLELSPKTAVVAAAGNDGVDVPTWPAAAKAVVAVGATGPDGRPARVHTDCQPPFDHWGSNFGDWVDLYAPGVDVAGPFAVPTKTDLPTLAGGDAGQFASGSATWGGTSFAAPFVAAQIAVDAAARGVTAAEAARA from the coding sequence ATGACGATCTACGACGAGTACGGGTTTCCCCTGCCCGCCAGCGCGGTCGAGCACCACACCAGCGGACTCGAGATCTGGTACGCCGAGGACGAGGTGCTCACCACCACCGAGGACCTCGAGCGGACCAGGCAGGAGCTCGAGGCGCGCGGCCTCAGGGTCCAGGACGTGACCCCGCTGCCCGACCTCGGCGTCGAGAAGGTCCTCGTCGAGCGCCCCCCGGCGGGCGGGCCGCCGCTCCACGACGTGGTGGACGAGATCGTGGACGACGTCAGCCCGACGATCACGGTGCGGCTGAACCACTACCTCTACGCCATGTCGCACATCCACGTCTGGCCCGGGTGCCTCGCGACCGCGCGGTCCGAGCCCGCCCCGATCGACCCCGACCGGTCGAGGGGCGCCGGCCAGCTCGTCGTCGTCCTGGACACCGGCATCCAGCACCAGCCCTGGTTCGGCGACTCGGTGGACGCCCGCAGCGACCCCGAGGAGCGCGAGGCCGTCACCACGGCGAACGGCCCGTACCTGTCGCCGCTGTGGGGCCACGGGACCTTCGCCGCCGGCGTCGTGCACGCCCACGCACCCGGCGCCACGATCGTCGTCGAGCGGCTGCGCCTCCGGCACTCGATGGCGAAGGCCGACGAGGTGGCGCTCCAGATCGCCGCGCTGGCGGGCGCCGGCCCCGACGTCGTGAACCTGTCCTGGGGCTCCTACAGCCACCGGAACCTCGGCACGCTGGCCGTCGAGCGCGCCGTCGCCCGGCTCCTCGAGCTGAGCCCGAAGACGGCGGTCGTGGCGGCCGCCGGCAACGACGGCGTCGACGTCCCGACCTGGCCGGCGGCCGCCAAGGCGGTCGTCGCCGTGGGCGCCACCGGCCCGGACGGCCGGCCGGCCCGCGTCCACACCGACTGCCAGCCGCCGTTCGACCACTGGGGGTCCAACTTCGGCGACTGGGTCGACCTGTACGCGCCGGGCGTGGACGTCGCCGGGCCGTTCGCGGTGCCGACGAAGACGGACCTCCCGACCCTCGCCGGTGGCGACGCCGGCCAGTTCGCCTCCGGGTCCGCGACCTGGGGCGGCACGTCGTTCGCGGCCCCGTTCGTCGCCGCGCAGATCGCGGTCGACGCGGCGGCGAGGGGCGTGACGGCGGCCGAGGCGGCGAGGGCCC
- a CDS encoding CHAT domain-containing tetratricopeptide repeat protein, giving the protein MAGGGSLGKAERAKDLVRADPGRAEALAAEALAEAGDDLRAVAVARRVLGMTAREDQRFEDAEAHLLAAVDAAEGAGARALAASCRMSLAGALLFQGRYGEALALVDAAIPALSGVERARARFQRAAVLQVSGDEEAAARAYETAERALRRVGDRLTLAQLYNNRGQLRLAQGRVRRAGDDLRRAESIYDELGLGKARADVRANLGVAAAREGDLLAALRWYEQADAELAGLGREDPLSLKDRVPALLVAGLSDEATDTARRAVELLEPRGRSTYLADAMLVQAEAELAAGDAAAAGELGRAAADQFADFGHARATVDARAVATLADLADAGAAAAAGPRAVAAARALAGEAEQAGLPRRALDLHLAAGEAAAARGDVAVADRELAMAAGGRASGPVDRRLRGWRAEAGRRLAAGDRRGALRAASAGLAVLDRYRDALGAVELRAAVAAHGTELAALGLRVAVEDHRPAAVLSWAERHRAVCLQRPPVRPPHDPVLGALLGELRTVTAALDGAARAGRRATELDARRRRLEEAVRRRALLAPSAGATAAAGVPVADLAARLGDGALVEYLRLGDRLAALTVVDGELGVCELGDAGPVVRECRLLRFALGRLAGRDAAEAAGRTFAANAAHAAAALDARLVAPLAGAVGDRPIVVVPTGDLHALPWAALPSLRGRPVTVAPSATVWAAAVDRPEPQGHRLLVAGPDLPHAGEEVSTLRRAWPGARTLTGRRATVAAVLTGLDGASVAHVAAHGHVRADQPLLSSLRLVDGRLTVYDLDRLERPPGLLVLSACDTGLSAVRPGDELMGFVAALLALGTRTVVAATGPLPDDAAAPFMAAVHRRRDAGRSAAEAVAEAQAECDEPAAAFVVPFGAG; this is encoded by the coding sequence GTGGCGGGCGGCGGGTCCCTCGGGAAGGCGGAGCGGGCCAAGGACCTCGTGCGGGCCGACCCGGGCAGGGCCGAGGCGCTCGCCGCCGAGGCCCTCGCCGAGGCGGGCGACGACCTGCGGGCCGTCGCCGTGGCCCGGCGGGTGCTCGGCATGACGGCGCGGGAGGACCAGCGCTTCGAGGACGCCGAGGCCCACCTGCTGGCCGCCGTCGACGCCGCCGAGGGCGCGGGTGCGAGGGCGCTCGCCGCCAGCTGCCGGATGAGCCTGGCGGGCGCGCTGCTGTTCCAGGGCCGCTACGGCGAGGCGCTGGCGCTGGTCGACGCGGCGATCCCCGCCCTGTCGGGCGTCGAGCGGGCGAGGGCCCGGTTCCAGCGGGCGGCGGTCCTCCAGGTGTCGGGGGACGAGGAGGCCGCGGCCAGGGCCTACGAGACGGCGGAGCGGGCGCTGCGCCGGGTGGGCGACCGGCTGACCCTCGCCCAGCTCTACAACAACCGGGGCCAGCTGCGGCTCGCCCAGGGGCGGGTGCGCCGGGCCGGCGACGACCTCCGGCGGGCCGAGTCCATCTACGACGAGCTCGGCCTCGGCAAGGCGAGGGCCGACGTGCGGGCCAACCTCGGCGTCGCCGCCGCCCGGGAGGGCGACCTCCTCGCCGCCCTGCGCTGGTACGAGCAGGCCGACGCCGAGCTCGCCGGCCTCGGCCGGGAGGACCCGCTCTCGCTGAAGGACCGGGTGCCGGCCCTGCTCGTGGCCGGCCTGAGCGACGAGGCGACGGACACGGCGAGGCGGGCCGTCGAGCTGCTCGAGCCGAGGGGCAGGAGCACGTACCTGGCCGACGCCATGCTCGTCCAGGCCGAGGCCGAGCTGGCGGCCGGCGACGCGGCCGCGGCCGGCGAGCTCGGCCGGGCGGCGGCCGACCAGTTCGCCGACTTCGGCCACGCGCGGGCGACGGTCGACGCGCGGGCCGTCGCCACCCTCGCCGACCTCGCCGACGCCGGCGCCGCGGCCGCCGCCGGCCCCCGCGCCGTCGCCGCCGCCCGGGCCCTCGCCGGCGAGGCCGAGCAGGCCGGCCTGCCCCGCCGGGCCCTCGACCTCCACCTCGCCGCCGGCGAGGCCGCCGCGGCGCGGGGTGACGTGGCCGTGGCCGACCGCGAGCTCGCCATGGCGGCCGGCGGGCGGGCGAGCGGGCCGGTCGACCGGCGCCTGCGGGGATGGCGGGCCGAGGCCGGGCGGCGCCTGGCCGCCGGCGACCGGCGGGGCGCGCTGCGGGCGGCGTCGGCCGGGCTGGCCGTGCTCGACCGGTACCGGGACGCGCTCGGCGCCGTCGAGCTGCGGGCCGCCGTCGCCGCCCACGGGACCGAGCTCGCCGCCCTCGGCCTGCGGGTCGCCGTCGAGGACCACCGGCCGGCCGCCGTGCTCAGCTGGGCCGAGCGCCACCGGGCCGTGTGCCTCCAGCGGCCGCCCGTCCGCCCGCCCCACGACCCCGTCCTCGGCGCCCTGCTCGGGGAGCTGCGCACGGTGACGGCCGCGCTCGACGGGGCGGCGCGCGCCGGGCGGCGGGCCACCGAGCTCGACGCCCGCCGGCGCCGCCTCGAGGAGGCGGTCCGGCGCCGGGCCCTGCTGGCCCCGTCGGCCGGGGCGACGGCGGCCGCCGGCGTGCCGGTCGCCGACCTGGCCGCCCGCCTGGGCGACGGCGCCCTCGTCGAGTACCTCCGCCTCGGCGACCGCCTCGCCGCGCTGACGGTCGTGGACGGCGAGCTCGGCGTGTGCGAGCTGGGCGACGCCGGGCCGGTCGTGCGGGAGTGCCGGCTGCTGCGGTTCGCGCTCGGCCGGCTGGCGGGGCGGGACGCCGCCGAGGCGGCCGGGCGGACGTTCGCGGCCAACGCCGCCCACGCCGCGGCGGCCCTCGACGCCCGCCTGGTCGCCCCGCTGGCCGGCGCCGTCGGCGACCGCCCGATCGTCGTCGTCCCCACCGGCGACCTCCACGCCCTCCCGTGGGCGGCGCTGCCGTCGCTGCGGGGCCGGCCGGTCACGGTCGCGCCGTCGGCGACGGTGTGGGCGGCGGCCGTCGACCGGCCCGAGCCCCAGGGGCACCGCCTCCTCGTCGCCGGCCCCGACCTGCCCCACGCCGGCGAGGAGGTGTCGACCCTCCGCCGCGCCTGGCCCGGGGCCCGCACCCTGACCGGTCGCCGGGCCACCGTCGCCGCCGTGCTCACCGGGCTCGACGGCGCCTCGGTGGCCCACGTCGCCGCCCACGGCCACGTCCGGGCCGACCAGCCGCTGCTGTCCTCCCTGCGCCTGGTCGACGGCCGGCTGACCGTCTACGACCTCGACCGCCTCGAGCGCCCGCCCGGGCTGCTCGTGCTGTCGGCCTGCGACACGGGGCTCTCGGCCGTGCGCCCGGGCGACGAGCTGATGGGGTTCGTCGCCGCCCTCCTCGCCCTCGGCACCCGGACCGTCGTGGCCGCCACCGGCCCGCTCCCCGACGACGCGGCGGCGCCGTTCATGGCCGCCGTCCACCGCCGCCGCGACGCCGGCCGGTCGGCGGCCGAGGCGGTGGCCGAGGCCCAGGCCGAGTGCGACGAGCCGGCGGCGGCGTTCGTCGTGCCGTTCGGTGCCGGCTGA